One segment of Thermococcus alcaliphilus DNA contains the following:
- a CDS encoding 2-oxoacid:ferredoxin oxidoreductase subunit beta, whose amino-acid sequence MYLKSSYEIRDKYLRKDMLPTIFCPGCGIGAVLQYTLRAIDDLGLNQDEIVWVSGIGCSSRVPGYVNFDGLHTTHGRALAFATGIKLANPDLKVIAFMGDGDAAAIGGNHLIHAIRRNLDVTVILINNFTYGMTGGQVAPTTPKGLRGTTAPYGSFENPFDIAELAVAAGANYVARWSVFNYLQGINSIKKALQKKGFTLVEFLSQCPISFGRRNRLKTGPELIKWYQKITVPISKAKNMSPEELEGKIVIGEFVDRDRPSLIEEYEAYKKRAKKIMGWEE is encoded by the coding sequence ATGTATCTAAAATCCAGCTATGAGATTAGGGACAAATACCTTAGAAAAGACATGCTTCCCACGATATTCTGTCCAGGATGTGGTATTGGGGCTGTTCTGCAGTATACCCTTAGGGCTATCGATGATCTCGGTCTAAACCAAGACGAAATAGTGTGGGTAAGCGGTATAGGGTGTTCTTCTAGAGTCCCCGGCTATGTGAACTTTGATGGTCTCCACACGACCCATGGAAGGGCATTGGCTTTTGCGACTGGGATCAAATTAGCAAATCCAGACCTCAAAGTGATAGCCTTTATGGGCGATGGTGATGCTGCTGCCATAGGTGGAAATCACTTAATCCACGCCATAAGAAGAAACCTTGATGTTACCGTTATTCTCATTAACAACTTCACGTATGGAATGACTGGTGGGCAAGTGGCACCAACAACTCCGAAAGGCCTTAGGGGAACGACTGCCCCATATGGGAGCTTTGAGAACCCCTTTGACATTGCCGAGCTGGCAGTTGCCGCAGGGGCAAACTATGTTGCAAGGTGGAGCGTTTTCAACTACCTTCAAGGGATAAACAGCATAAAGAAGGCTCTGCAAAAGAAGGGATTCACTCTGGTGGAGTTCTTATCCCAGTGCCCGATAAGCTTTGGGAGAAGGAACAGGCTTAAAACGGGTCCAGAGCTTATAAAGTGGTATCAGAAGATAACGGTTCCCATAAGTAAGGCTAAGAACATGTCTCCAGAGGAGCTTGAGGGCAAAATCGTCATCGGAGAGTTCGTAGACAGAGACAGACCGAGTTTAATAGAGGAATACGAAGCGTACAAGAAAAGGGCAAAGAAAATAATGGGGTGGGAAGAATGA
- a CDS encoding 2-oxoacid:acceptor oxidoreductase subunit alpha, giving the protein MRYPFPVGAADFIQGDEAIARAAILAGCRFYAGYPITPASEIFEAMSLYMPLVDGVSIQMEDEIGSIAAVIGASWAGAKAMTATSGPGFSLMMENLGYAIMTETPLVLVNVQRSGPSTGQPTLAAQGDLMQAIWGTHGDHSLIVLTPATVQEAFDMTIRAFNLAEKYRTPVILLTDAEVGHMRERVYAPHPDELELIYRKLPANEEEAKYPFGDVHGDLVPPMPIFGKGYRTYVTGLTHDEKGRPKTVEAEVHEKLIKRIVAKIENNKKDIVDYETYELDDADIVLVSFGIVARSAMRAVKELRKEGIKAGLLKLNVIWPFDFELIEKIAENAERMYVAEMNLGQLYHLVREGANGKADVELISKIGGEVHTPGEIVERIKKDLR; this is encoded by the coding sequence ATGAGATATCCGTTTCCTGTAGGTGCTGCAGATTTTATTCAAGGAGATGAAGCCATAGCAAGGGCTGCCATTTTAGCCGGGTGTAGGTTTTACGCTGGTTATCCAATAACCCCAGCAAGCGAAATTTTTGAGGCAATGTCCCTTTACATGCCCCTTGTTGATGGAGTAAGCATTCAGATGGAGGATGAGATAGGGAGCATAGCCGCTGTAATAGGCGCTTCTTGGGCTGGGGCCAAGGCTATGACCGCAACTTCCGGCCCGGGTTTTAGCTTGATGATGGAGAACCTTGGCTATGCTATAATGACAGAAACCCCCTTGGTTTTGGTAAACGTCCAGAGGAGTGGCCCCTCAACAGGCCAGCCCACTTTGGCAGCTCAAGGCGATTTAATGCAGGCTATATGGGGGACTCATGGAGATCACAGCTTGATAGTTCTAACACCAGCAACGGTTCAAGAGGCCTTTGACATGACAATAAGGGCCTTCAACCTTGCGGAGAAATATAGAACCCCTGTTATACTACTCACGGATGCAGAAGTTGGACACATGAGGGAGAGAGTTTATGCTCCACATCCGGACGAGCTTGAGCTCATTTACAGAAAGCTTCCCGCTAATGAAGAAGAGGCAAAGTATCCATTTGGAGACGTTCACGGGGATTTAGTTCCTCCAATGCCTATCTTTGGAAAAGGATACAGAACATATGTCACCGGACTGACACACGACGAAAAGGGAAGACCCAAAACAGTTGAGGCAGAGGTTCATGAAAAGCTCATAAAGCGCATTGTTGCCAAGATAGAGAACAACAAGAAGGACATCGTTGATTATGAAACCTATGAACTGGACGATGCCGATATAGTGTTGGTAAGCTTTGGGATTGTTGCGAGGTCGGCTATGAGAGCCGTTAAGGAGCTTCGCAAGGAGGGTATAAAAGCTGGATTGCTCAAACTTAATGTAATTTGGCCTTTTGACTTTGAGCTGATAGAGAAAATAGCCGAAAATGCAGAAAGGATGTATGTAGCGGAGATGAACCTTGGTCAGCTCTATCACTTGGTTAGAGAGGGAGCCAACGGAAAGGCCGATGTAGAGCTCATAAGCAAGATAGGCGGGGAGGTTCACACCCCCGGAGAGATAGTAGAGAGAATTAAGAAGGATTTGAGGTGA
- a CDS encoding 2-oxoacid:ferredoxin oxidoreductase subunit gamma, whose amino-acid sequence MQIRLAGIGGQGVVLAGIILGEAAAIEGLNVIQTQDYGSQSRGGHSIADLIISKEPIYDLMVTKADILVALAQLGYNSTKNSLREGGLLIIDTDLVKPDREYIGAPFTRLAEEKTGLALTVNMVALGYLVAKTNIVKKESVEKAIRRRVPKGTEEINLKAFRIGYEEGLR is encoded by the coding sequence ATGCAGATTAGGTTAGCGGGTATTGGAGGACAGGGAGTCGTTCTTGCGGGGATAATCCTAGGAGAGGCTGCCGCCATAGAGGGACTTAACGTTATCCAAACTCAGGATTATGGTTCTCAAAGCAGAGGCGGCCATTCTATAGCTGATCTGATAATCTCAAAGGAGCCGATCTACGATTTAATGGTCACAAAAGCCGATATTCTTGTTGCTCTTGCCCAACTAGGCTATAATTCCACAAAGAACTCTCTCCGCGAGGGTGGGCTTTTAATAATTGACACCGACCTTGTAAAGCCCGATAGGGAGTATATAGGTGCGCCATTCACAAGACTTGCTGAGGAAAAAACGGGCTTGGCTTTAACCGTCAACATGGTTGCACTTGGATATTTGGTTGCAAAAACAAACATTGTGAAGAAAGAGAGTGTTGAAAAGGCCATAAGGAGAAGGGTTCCCAAGGGAACAGAGGAGATAAATCTAAAGGCTTTTAGGATAGGCTACGAGGAGGGATTGAGATGA
- a CDS encoding 2-oxoacid:ferredoxin oxidoreductase subunit beta → MAKQIYTKYEMAKYLRKEALPTALCPGCGGGTVLNAFANAIDQLKIDPRDLVVVSGIGCSAWIASPYFLADTLHTTHGRAIAFATGVKVGLPDKKVVVISGDGDLAGIGGNHLIHAARRNIDITVILVNNFIYGMTGGQVAPTTPFGAITTTTPYRNIEHPLKIAETVASAGASYVARWTTFHVYQLIESIKKALTVKGFSLVEVVSQCPVQFGRRNRMKTPAEMLRWFSKNSIPISKAKNMSPEELEGKIIIGEFVSREKPEFTEELNKLIDEVAQYYRLGGEDAD, encoded by the coding sequence ATGGCAAAACAAATTTACACAAAGTATGAAATGGCCAAATATCTTAGGAAGGAAGCCCTTCCAACCGCACTTTGTCCCGGATGTGGTGGCGGGACTGTGTTGAATGCTTTTGCAAACGCCATAGATCAGCTAAAAATTGACCCGCGTGACTTAGTTGTCGTGAGTGGGATAGGGTGCTCGGCTTGGATAGCCTCACCGTACTTTCTTGCTGACACTCTGCACACTACACATGGAAGGGCTATAGCATTTGCAACGGGTGTTAAAGTTGGTTTGCCCGATAAGAAAGTTGTTGTCATAAGCGGTGATGGAGACCTAGCTGGAATTGGGGGAAATCATCTTATCCATGCAGCAAGGAGGAACATTGACATAACTGTAATCCTTGTAAACAACTTCATATATGGGATGACTGGTGGGCAAGTGGCGCCAACAACTCCCTTTGGAGCAATCACCACCACAACACCCTATAGGAACATTGAGCATCCATTAAAAATAGCTGAAACCGTAGCCTCCGCTGGGGCCTCTTATGTGGCAAGGTGGACCACTTTTCACGTTTACCAGCTGATAGAGAGCATAAAGAAGGCGTTGACCGTTAAGGGATTCTCGCTAGTAGAGGTGGTTTCTCAATGTCCCGTGCAGTTCGGAAGGAGAAACAGAATGAAGACCCCAGCTGAGATGCTTCGCTGGTTCTCAAAGAATTCCATACCCATAAGTAAGGCCAAGAACATGTCTCCGGAGGAGCTTGAGGGCAAAATTATCATTGGAGAGTTTGTAAGCAGAGAAAAGCCCGAGTTTACAGAAGAACTTAACAAGCTTATTGATGAGGTTGCCCAATATTATAGGCTGGGTGGTGAAGATGCAGATTAG
- a CDS encoding 2-oxoacid:acceptor oxidoreductase subunit alpha, with amino-acid sequence MIIRGDEPEQIGLLKKLYPKGNYFMQGDEAIAYGALFAGCRFYAGYPITPASEIAETMARELPKLKGYYIQMEDEIGSIAAVVGASWTGLKSMTATSGPGFSLMQENLGYAVFTETPLVLVDVQRSGPSTGQATKGAQGDFFQARWGTHGDHPIIAVSPTSVEDSFWETIRAFNLSEKFRIPVILLADGIIGHTREQIRIPDPEEVEIVYRKLPANEEEAKYPFGDVHGDLIPPMPLFGNGYFTHVTGSTHKENGLRDVYTPEVHDRLVRRLHKKIEVHEKEIQKWEEYYTDDAEILLVSWGVSARPSLGAVIEARKKGIKAGLIVPKTVHPFPGKRIKELSKKAHTILVPEMNLGQMILEVQRFVREEVPVIGVNKIGGVPLTVEEILKEIESSAERSRHRSAD; translated from the coding sequence ATGATAATCCGAGGAGACGAGCCCGAACAAATAGGGCTCTTAAAAAAGCTTTACCCCAAGGGAAACTACTTCATGCAGGGCGATGAGGCTATAGCTTATGGAGCTCTTTTTGCCGGGTGCAGGTTTTATGCCGGCTATCCAATAACCCCCGCAAGCGAAATTGCCGAAACAATGGCAAGGGAGCTTCCGAAGCTTAAGGGCTACTACATCCAGATGGAGGATGAGATAGGAAGCATAGCCGCTGTTGTTGGAGCATCTTGGACGGGACTTAAGAGCATGACTGCAACTTCTGGTCCGGGCTTTAGCTTAATGCAGGAAAACCTTGGCTATGCTGTATTTACGGAGACTCCCTTGGTTTTAGTTGACGTTCAAAGGAGCGGCCCTTCGACAGGTCAGGCAACAAAAGGTGCCCAAGGAGATTTCTTCCAGGCAAGGTGGGGAACTCATGGAGATCATCCAATAATTGCAGTCTCTCCAACTAGTGTGGAAGACAGCTTCTGGGAGACAATAAGGGCGTTTAACTTGAGTGAAAAATTCAGAATACCTGTTATTCTTCTTGCTGACGGGATAATAGGACACACGAGAGAGCAGATAAGAATTCCTGATCCGGAGGAAGTTGAAATAGTCTATAGAAAGCTTCCCGCTAATGAAGAAGAGGCAAAGTATCCATTTGGAGATGTTCATGGAGACTTAATTCCTCCAATGCCCCTCTTTGGCAACGGCTACTTTACTCACGTTACAGGCTCTACACACAAGGAAAACGGCTTGAGGGATGTTTATACGCCAGAGGTTCACGATCGCTTGGTGAGAAGGCTTCACAAGAAGATAGAAGTTCACGAGAAGGAGATCCAAAAGTGGGAAGAATATTACACCGACGATGCAGAGATTCTGCTCGTGAGCTGGGGCGTAAGCGCGAGGCCATCGCTTGGAGCGGTAATAGAGGCGAGAAAGAAGGGAATAAAGGCTGGACTCATTGTCCCTAAGACCGTTCATCCGTTTCCGGGGAAGAGAATTAAGGAGCTCTCTAAGAAAGCTCACACGATTCTTGTGCCTGAGATGAACCTTGGGCAGATGATACTCGAGGTGCAGCGCTTTGTAAGGGAAGAAGTTCCGGTTATTGGCGTGAACAAGATAGGGGGAGTTCCACTGACGGTAGAGGAGATTTTAAAAGAAATAGAAAGCTCAGCCGAGCGTTCTCGTCACCGTTCGGCGGATTAG
- a CDS encoding 2-oxoglutarate ferredoxin oxidoreductase subunit delta, giving the protein MANVEVKKDNYLAVGKTEAVEISVDTFLCKGCGICVELCPRKVFEWSQELSEKGVHYPIPVHADKCVKCKLCELLCPDFAIAVKW; this is encoded by the coding sequence ATGGCAAATGTCGAAGTCAAAAAGGATAATTATCTGGCTGTTGGAAAAACTGAAGCAGTCGAGATAAGCGTTGACACTTTCCTCTGCAAGGGATGCGGCATTTGTGTTGAGCTGTGCCCAAGAAAGGTTTTCGAGTGGAGCCAAGAGCTCAGTGAAAAAGGAGTGCACTATCCGATTCCAGTGCATGCTGACAAGTGCGTGAAGTGTAAGCTCTGTGAGCTCCTCTGCCCGGACTTTGCAATAGCTGTTAAGTGGTGA
- a CDS encoding archaeosine biosynthesis radical SAM protein RaSEA, with protein MTFWTSEDNVAGKKGIALYVILPTIGCYRYRIGEACYMCSYPAEAPKVPWSQEELVKYFKKALKKIEGKNGPIAVRIFTSGSFFDDGEVKRETRRQIFSILAEMDNVEEIVVESRSELVRYDAVRELVEIIGEKYFEVAIGLETANDDIADVSINKGNTFEEFVRASEIIREAGANVKTYLLFKPIFLSERDAIEDVKESIKKAAPYTDTFSINVTNIQRGTIYERLWEKGEYRTPWLWSVVEILKWAKENFPKKRILSDPVGAGSKRGPHNCGKCDKAVAKAIREFSNTQNLKFLENIEHDCLREWEYIVSEGLLDWQLQVW; from the coding sequence ATGACATTTTGGACAAGCGAAGACAATGTTGCAGGAAAAAAGGGCATCGCACTTTATGTTATTCTCCCAACTATTGGCTGTTATCGCTATAGAATTGGAGAAGCCTGTTATATGTGCTCTTATCCAGCGGAAGCCCCCAAAGTTCCTTGGAGCCAAGAGGAGCTTGTGAAATACTTCAAAAAAGCCCTTAAGAAAATTGAGGGTAAAAATGGTCCGATAGCTGTTAGAATCTTCACATCCGGGAGTTTTTTTGACGATGGGGAAGTTAAGAGAGAAACCAGAAGGCAAATCTTCTCTATTCTGGCGGAGATGGATAACGTTGAGGAGATAGTGGTGGAGAGCAGATCGGAGTTAGTAAGATATGACGCAGTGAGAGAGCTTGTTGAAATTATTGGAGAAAAATACTTCGAAGTTGCCATAGGGCTGGAGACTGCAAACGATGACATTGCAGATGTGAGCATAAACAAGGGCAATACCTTTGAAGAGTTTGTGCGGGCGAGTGAGATAATTAGGGAAGCTGGAGCCAACGTTAAGACATATCTACTCTTTAAGCCGATATTTTTGAGCGAAAGAGATGCAATTGAGGATGTAAAGGAGAGCATAAAAAAAGCCGCCCCATACACGGACACGTTTTCCATAAACGTGACCAACATACAAAGGGGAACAATCTATGAGAGGCTGTGGGAAAAAGGAGAGTACAGAACACCCTGGCTTTGGAGTGTTGTTGAAATTTTGAAGTGGGCCAAAGAGAACTTTCCGAAGAAGAGGATACTGAGCGACCCGGTGGGAGCTGGCTCAAAAAGAGGGCCTCATAACTGTGGTAAATGCGACAAAGCCGTGGCAAAGGCGATTAGAGAATTCTCAAACACTCAAAATCTAAAATTCCTTGAGAACATTGAGCATGACTGCTTGAGAGAGTGGGAGTACATAGTTTCCGAGGGTTTGCTTGATTGGCAGCTCCAAGTTTGGTGA
- a CDS encoding DUF996 domain-containing protein produces the protein MSLKEAKTYGSIGAILSLLGGLIPRVGLLVTITGMVMILFAVKEISDEFKREDIFRSYLVALILRLGAFLVLIIAVLFGIGVAAFKGMPFRAMEEGFWALRHVIATFLVGALLAWILFLLGSYHLQKSYEKIAAESGVDVFKTTGSLYFLGAILIIVFGLGVLLILAGKILEIVAYLSLPERVENGEG, from the coding sequence ATGAGCTTAAAGGAAGCCAAGACTTATGGAAGCATAGGAGCCATCCTTTCCCTTTTAGGAGGCCTTATACCAAGGGTAGGGCTTTTAGTTACAATAACAGGGATGGTAATGATACTATTTGCGGTGAAGGAAATTTCTGACGAATTCAAAAGAGAGGACATTTTTAGAAGCTACCTTGTGGCACTTATCCTCCGTTTGGGGGCATTTTTAGTGCTCATAATCGCTGTTTTATTTGGGATCGGGGTTGCAGCGTTCAAAGGGATGCCCTTCAGAGCTATGGAGGAGGGTTTTTGGGCATTAAGACATGTAATTGCAACTTTTCTAGTGGGAGCACTCTTGGCATGGATCCTCTTCCTTCTCGGCTCTTACCACCTTCAAAAGAGCTATGAAAAGATCGCAGCTGAAAGCGGTGTTGACGTATTTAAAACAACCGGTTCCCTGTACTTTCTAGGAGCCATCTTGATAATCGTTTTTGGACTTGGAGTGCTTCTCATCTTGGCTGGAAAGATACTGGAAATAGTTGCATACCTTTCCCTTCCAGAAAGGGTTGAAAATGGAGAGGGGTAA
- the surE gene encoding 5'/3'-nucleotidase SurE encodes MAKILVTNDDGIHSRGIKAAVEALQGLGEIYVVAPMFQRSASGRAMTIHRPLRAKRISMNGAKAAYALDGMPVDCVIFAMARFGDFDLAISGVNLGENMSTEITVSGTASAAIEAATQEIPSIAISLEVNREKHKFGEGEEIDFSAAKYFLRKIATAVLKRGLPKGVDMLNVNVPYDANERTEIAFTRLARRMYRPSIEERIDPKGNPYYWIVGTQCPKEALEPGTDMYVVKVERKVSVTPINIDMTARVNLDEIKRLLEL; translated from the coding sequence ATGGCAAAGATACTTGTAACAAATGATGATGGAATTCACTCGCGAGGAATAAAAGCTGCTGTAGAGGCACTTCAAGGGTTAGGAGAGATCTACGTAGTTGCCCCAATGTTTCAAAGGAGCGCAAGTGGAAGGGCAATGACCATCCACAGACCTCTAAGGGCTAAAAGAATAAGTATGAACGGTGCAAAAGCAGCCTATGCTTTGGATGGAATGCCCGTTGATTGCGTTATCTTTGCCATGGCCAGATTTGGAGATTTCGACCTTGCAATAAGTGGTGTAAACTTGGGAGAAAACATGAGCACCGAGATAACGGTTTCCGGGACTGCAAGCGCTGCAATAGAGGCTGCAACCCAAGAGATCCCAAGCATTGCCATAAGCCTGGAAGTTAATAGAGAAAAACACAAATTTGGTGAGGGCGAAGAGATTGACTTCTCAGCTGCCAAGTATTTCCTAAGAAAAATCGCAACGGCGGTTTTAAAGAGAGGCCTCCCCAAAGGAGTCGATATGCTGAACGTCAACGTCCCTTATGATGCAAATGAAAGAACAGAGATAGCTTTTACTCGCCTGGCAAGAAGGATGTATAGGCCTTCTATTGAAGAGCGCATAGACCCAAAGGGGAATCCCTACTACTGGATAGTTGGAACTCAGTGCCCTAAGGAGGCATTAGAGCCGGGAACGGATATGTATGTAGTTAAAGTTGAGAGAAAAGTTAGCGTGACTCCAATAAACATTGATATGACAGCAAGAGTGAATTTAGACGAGATTAAAAGACTTTTAGA